A genome region from Blautia coccoides includes the following:
- a CDS encoding DUF2502 domain-containing protein, with protein sequence MKILKTIGKVIAAPVFLCVFLLARCFQFFLKVCGAVVTFVCILAAVVLTIGIVTQIALQMQGRGPGIAAIIISVFVAAVLAYVPGAGVGAVMVVLEGICSWIMKFYKAALESVHIDHKKTGYKWADYDWDSNKVYNSVRNSTVGESERKIHYFKGIRTQEELKRRAWALLKIYQPDNRFGEDEITRSIMAEYDYLKKKLPKSSMEE encoded by the coding sequence ATGAAGATTTTGAAAACGATTGGGAAAGTGATAGCAGCACCTGTGTTTTTATGTGTATTTTTACTGGCAAGGTGTTTTCAGTTTTTTTTAAAGGTCTGCGGGGCTGTGGTGACATTTGTGTGTATACTGGCAGCCGTAGTGCTGACTATCGGCATAGTTACGCAGATTGCTCTGCAGATGCAGGGCCGGGGGCCGGGAATCGCCGCGATCATTATCAGTGTTTTCGTGGCAGCGGTTCTGGCATATGTGCCGGGGGCCGGTGTAGGTGCTGTAATGGTGGTCCTGGAGGGGATATGCAGCTGGATCATGAAGTTCTATAAAGCCGCTCTGGAGAGTGTACATATTGACCACAAAAAGACAGGTTACAAATGGGCGGATTACGACTGGGACAGCAATAAAGTCTACAACAGTGTGAGAAATTCCACAGTTGGTGAGAGCGAGCGGAAGATACATTACTTTAAGGGAATCCGCACCCAGGAGGAATTAAAGAGGCGTGCCTGGGCACTGCTGAAGATATACCAGCCGGACAACCGGTTCGGGGAGGATGAGATCACAAGAAGTATTATGGCTGAGTATGATTATTTAAAAAAGAAACTGCCCAAAAGCAGCATGGAGGAATAA
- a CDS encoding zinc-dependent alcohol dehydrogenase translates to MAGKEIVSTEPRKAFLREYEDVPVKENEIRAEVDFAAAKHGTEFTHFRGEDPFLENVFDEEYLLFRESREAAEKPFFMRPGNMWIGRITEMGNEVSGFEIGERIAGYGPLKSTHTLKAEEAFKMPERMTWKEAVCYDPAQFALGGIRDGQVRVGDNVVISGLGAIGLLAAQFARLAGAAKVIVCDPIEKRRNVALENGADLALDSASVDVGLEIKKATGKRGADVVIETSGNYYALQQAVRGVAYNGNVAVVGWYHECQGGLNLGREAHFNQPNIIISRACSEPNREYPRWSFERICDTCWDMLAKGLLKCENIVDPVVPVDKAAETYMSIDNNPASSVKMGVAF, encoded by the coding sequence ATGGCAGGTAAAGAGATTGTTTCAACAGAACCAAGAAAGGCATTCCTGAGGGAATATGAAGATGTTCCGGTAAAGGAGAATGAAATCAGAGCAGAGGTGGATTTTGCCGCAGCTAAACACGGAACAGAGTTTACTCACTTTCGCGGGGAGGACCCGTTTCTGGAAAATGTTTTTGATGAAGAGTATCTTTTGTTCAGAGAGAGCAGGGAGGCGGCGGAGAAACCATTCTTTATGCGGCCAGGTAATATGTGGATCGGTCGTATCACTGAGATGGGAAATGAAGTCAGCGGGTTTGAGATCGGAGAACGGATCGCCGGCTATGGTCCTCTGAAAAGTACCCATACCCTAAAAGCTGAGGAAGCCTTTAAAATGCCTGAGCGTATGACCTGGAAGGAAGCTGTGTGTTATGATCCGGCACAGTTTGCGCTGGGGGGGATTCGCGACGGTCAGGTGAGAGTCGGAGATAATGTGGTGATCTCAGGTCTGGGAGCCATCGGCCTGCTTGCGGCACAGTTTGCAAGGCTGGCAGGAGCGGCAAAGGTTATTGTGTGCGACCCCATCGAAAAACGCCGGAATGTGGCTCTGGAAAACGGTGCGGATCTGGCTCTTGATTCCGCTTCTGTGGATGTTGGACTTGAGATCAAGAAGGCCACCGGAAAACGCGGAGCCGATGTGGTGATAGAGACCAGCGGAAACTATTATGCGCTCCAACAGGCTGTCAGAGGTGTGGCATATAATGGAAATGTGGCAGTCGTGGGATGGTATCATGAATGTCAGGGCGGTTTGAATCTGGGCAGGGAGGCTCACTTTAACCAGCCCAATATCATTATATCCAGAGCATGCAGTGAACCAAACCGAGAATACCCCAGATGGAGTTTTGAAAGGATTTGTGATACCTGTTGGGACATGCTGGCAAAAGGACTGCTGAAATGTGAAAATATTGTTGACCCGGTGGTACCCGTGGACAAGGCGGCAGAGACTTATATGAGTATTGACAACAATCCTGCCAGCAGTGTGAAAATGGGTGTGGCATTTTAA
- a CDS encoding Gfo/Idh/MocA family protein, which yields MEKVLRVGVLGMGNMGKAHARSMMKMENVEIAGLCSWPEEDARAFARENHLDCGVYDDGFRMIEEAELDALYICLPPFAHSGQLEAAADKGIHVFIEKPVALSVERGKSMAEAVERNHIVSQVGYHMRFGSAVRKFKEYLDNGTAGRPTLYMADYECNSLHGPWWRDITKCGGQVFEQVIHLYDMALYLMGDADCVNGHIANLCHQDVEGYTIEDTSVCSIHFKNGSLGSVCGSNCAVKEQWNGRFRVICQHMTADFSDHNHAVFTFTDEEEPRTETVSEDADATYLEDCCFIETIRGRRGNTAGVLEGLKGLRLVSAVVESSSKNGACIVP from the coding sequence ATGGAGAAAGTGTTGAGAGTAGGCGTGCTGGGCATGGGAAATATGGGAAAAGCGCATGCGCGCAGCATGATGAAAATGGAAAATGTGGAGATTGCAGGGCTGTGTTCCTGGCCGGAAGAGGATGCCAGGGCGTTTGCACGTGAGAACCATCTGGACTGCGGCGTGTACGATGACGGGTTTCGTATGATAGAGGAGGCAGAACTTGACGCCCTATATATCTGCCTGCCGCCCTTTGCCCATAGCGGACAGCTTGAAGCGGCAGCGGACAAGGGGATCCACGTGTTCATTGAAAAGCCCGTGGCCCTCAGTGTGGAGAGAGGAAAATCCATGGCAGAGGCAGTGGAGCGAAATCATATTGTCTCCCAAGTGGGATACCATATGAGATTTGGAAGCGCCGTCAGAAAATTTAAGGAATATCTGGACAATGGAACTGCCGGAAGGCCTACACTTTATATGGCAGATTATGAGTGCAACAGCCTGCACGGTCCCTGGTGGCGTGATATTACAAAATGCGGCGGACAGGTTTTTGAGCAGGTGATCCACCTGTATGATATGGCACTTTATCTGATGGGGGATGCTGACTGTGTGAACGGACATATTGCCAATCTCTGCCATCAGGATGTGGAGGGGTATACCATCGAGGACACCAGTGTCTGCAGCATACATTTTAAAAACGGCTCCCTGGGTTCCGTATGTGGCTCCAATTGTGCTGTGAAGGAGCAATGGAACGGCAGGTTCCGGGTTATCTGTCAGCATATGACTGCAGATTTCAGTGACCATAACCATGCTGTCTTCACCTTTACAGATGAGGAAGAACCCCGTACAGAAACAGTTTCGGAGGATGCGGACGCCACATACCTGGAGGACTGCTGTTTTATAGAAACCATACGGGGCAGGAGAGGAAACACGGCAGGGGTTTTAGAGGGGCTGAAGGGCCTGCGTCTGGTAAGCGCAGTGGTGGAATCGTCATCAAAAAACGGCGCGTGCATTGTGCCGTAA
- a CDS encoding alpha-glucosidase/alpha-galactosidase: MPRIAFMGAGSTIFAKSVLGDCILTPEIKDLEIALHDIDPVRLEDSRKMLENIASNTGRKVRIEAHADRKQALRGAKYVVNAIQVGGYDPCTITDFEIPKKYGLRQTIGDTLGIGGIFRALRTIPVLEEFAADMQEACPDALFINYSNPMAMLTGYLQTYTPIRSIGLCHSVQVCIPQLFKALDMEELVPETRWEIAGINHQAWLLKVQDGRGNDLYPEIKRRAAAFLSGEAVYDGDWDKVRYEMMLKFGYYITESSEHNAEYTPWFIKERYPQLIERYNIPLDEYPKRCIKQIGDWKQMREDLVQNAEIKHEKSREFASFIINAMENDIPYRVHGNVQNTGLIPNLPPNACVEVPCLVDRDGIHPCYVGNLPEQCAAINRTNINVQLLTIQAAKSRKKEDLYMAAMMDPHTAAELSMDDIKAMCDEMLEAHGSWMPKYR; the protein is encoded by the coding sequence ATGCCAAGAATAGCTTTTATGGGAGCAGGCAGCACAATATTTGCCAAAAGTGTGCTGGGTGACTGCATCCTGACACCGGAGATAAAGGATCTGGAGATTGCGCTGCACGACATTGATCCTGTGCGGCTGGAGGATTCCAGAAAAATGCTGGAAAACATAGCTTCAAATACGGGACGTAAAGTGAGGATTGAGGCTCATGCTGACAGAAAACAGGCTCTGAGAGGGGCAAAATACGTGGTAAATGCCATTCAGGTTGGGGGATATGACCCTTGCACGATCACTGACTTTGAGATTCCGAAAAAATACGGACTGCGTCAGACCATAGGGGATACATTAGGGATAGGAGGTATATTCAGGGCACTGCGCACTATACCGGTGTTGGAGGAATTTGCAGCAGATATGCAGGAGGCATGCCCGGACGCCCTCTTCATCAATTATTCCAATCCTATGGCTATGCTGACAGGATATCTGCAGACATACACCCCAATCCGTTCTATTGGCCTGTGCCACAGTGTGCAGGTCTGTATTCCTCAGCTTTTCAAGGCACTTGATATGGAGGAACTGGTTCCGGAAACCAGATGGGAAATTGCGGGCATCAACCATCAGGCGTGGCTTTTAAAGGTACAGGACGGCAGAGGAAATGATTTATATCCGGAGATTAAAAGGAGGGCGGCGGCTTTTCTCAGCGGTGAGGCTGTATACGACGGGGACTGGGATAAAGTACGATACGAGATGATGCTGAAATTTGGCTATTACATAACGGAGTCATCCGAACATAATGCAGAATACACCCCATGGTTTATAAAGGAAAGATATCCGCAGCTCATTGAGCGGTACAACATCCCTCTGGACGAATACCCGAAACGCTGTATTAAACAGATCGGAGACTGGAAACAGATGCGGGAGGATCTGGTTCAGAATGCAGAGATAAAGCATGAGAAGAGCCGTGAATTTGCATCTTTTATCATAAACGCCATGGAAAATGATATTCCCTACCGTGTACACGGAAATGTACAGAATACGGGCCTGATACCAAATCTTCCGCCCAATGCCTGTGTGGAGGTACCCTGTCTTGTGGACCGGGACGGAATCCATCCCTGCTATGTGGGTAATCTTCCCGAGCAGTGCGCTGCCATTAACCGAACCAATATTAATGTGCAGCTTTTGACCATTCAGGCGGCTAAGTCCAGGAAAAAAGAAGATTTGTATATGGCCGCCATGATGGATCCCCATACAGCAGCAGAACTGTCTATGGATGATATTAAGGCAATGTGTGACGAGATGCTGGAGGCACATGGTTCGTGGATGCCGAAATACAGGTAA
- a CDS encoding carbohydrate ABC transporter permease, with protein sequence MKKKFYVLLVQVVLIAMTVLALFPFLWMISTSLKGSEEAFAYPPKLIPKIFHWDNYRKAITALPFDKAYLNSLKLAVINVTGQVLTSAMAGYALGKLRFRGSNVVFGGFIAVMMVPYTVISIPLFLIFSQLNLIDTHLSIILMTVAYMPMGVFLCRQFIMALPDELMEAGIIDGANYGSMFFRIVLPLVKPALASLGIFSFMWNWNSFYTPLIFLNSQEKYTVPLLLNMFKGKYTVDWSLIMAASTIAVIPVLAVYLFAQKYIIEGITITGMKS encoded by the coding sequence GTGAAAAAGAAGTTTTATGTCCTGTTGGTCCAGGTGGTGCTTATTGCAATGACTGTTCTTGCGTTATTTCCGTTTCTGTGGATGATATCCACTTCCCTGAAAGGGTCTGAGGAGGCATTTGCCTATCCGCCGAAACTGATACCGAAGATTTTCCACTGGGATAATTACAGAAAAGCCATAACAGCACTGCCCTTTGATAAAGCTTACCTGAACAGCCTGAAACTGGCGGTCATCAATGTAACGGGACAGGTGCTCACCTCCGCTATGGCGGGATATGCCTTGGGAAAGCTGAGGTTTAGAGGTTCAAATGTAGTGTTTGGAGGATTTATTGCGGTCATGATGGTACCTTATACGGTGATTTCCATTCCGCTGTTCCTGATTTTCAGTCAGCTTAATCTGATCGACACACATTTGTCCATTATTTTGATGACAGTGGCTTATATGCCTATGGGGGTATTTCTGTGCAGGCAGTTTATTATGGCTCTGCCCGATGAATTGATGGAGGCCGGGATCATTGACGGGGCAAACTATGGCTCCATGTTTTTCAGGATTGTGCTTCCGCTTGTGAAACCGGCACTGGCATCCCTGGGAATATTCTCATTCATGTGGAACTGGAACAGTTTCTATACGCCTCTGATATTCTTGAACTCCCAGGAAAAATATACAGTGCCCCTGCTGCTCAATATGTTTAAAGGAAAATACACAGTGGACTGGTCGCTGATCATGGCCGCGTCCACCATCGCAGTGATCCCTGTGCTGGCGGTCTACCTGTTTGCACAGAAATATATCATTGAGGGAATTACAATAACAGGAATGAAGAGCTGA
- a CDS encoding carbohydrate ABC transporter permease, producing MKKSKLEKSRNRWGIVFILPQLISLVCLGIIPIVIAFVLSFFDWNGFSSPVFTGFQNFKAVFTDPDTAIAIKNTLIYSVIYVPCSIALSLGLAMLLNKAWGKMFYRAVFFLPQIVTSVGIAVVWSWIYQPQFGILNMILRFLGIEGKEWLRDPSTAMGAVIVMSIWWGLGYNIVLFLAGLQNVPKTYVDAAKIDGANERQVFFNITIPLISPTTLLVTITTMINAFQVFDQMFLLTSGGPAKKTYTMAIHIYQTAFKSYELGKASTAALILFFVVVAVSVIQFKLSDKWVHYG from the coding sequence ATGAAGAAAAGTAAACTGGAAAAATCCAGAAACAGATGGGGAATTGTGTTTATTCTTCCCCAGCTCATCAGTCTGGTCTGCCTTGGGATCATACCCATTGTGATCGCGTTTGTCCTGAGTTTCTTTGATTGGAACGGGTTCAGCTCACCGGTATTTACAGGCTTTCAGAATTTTAAGGCAGTGTTTACAGATCCGGACACAGCTATTGCCATAAAGAATACCCTTATCTATTCGGTTATCTATGTGCCATGTTCCATTGCCCTTTCACTGGGACTTGCCATGCTTCTGAATAAGGCATGGGGAAAAATGTTTTACCGCGCAGTTTTTTTCCTTCCCCAGATCGTTACCTCTGTGGGTATTGCGGTGGTATGGTCCTGGATTTACCAGCCGCAGTTTGGAATTCTGAACATGATATTGAGGTTTTTGGGGATAGAGGGGAAGGAATGGCTGCGCGATCCCTCCACGGCCATGGGGGCAGTCATTGTAATGAGTATCTGGTGGGGGCTGGGATATAATATTGTGCTTTTTCTGGCGGGATTGCAGAATGTTCCAAAGACTTATGTGGATGCGGCAAAGATTGACGGTGCAAATGAACGTCAGGTGTTTTTCAATATTACGATTCCGCTTATCTCACCAACCACATTACTGGTGACCATCACTACAATGATCAATGCTTTCCAGGTCTTTGACCAGATGTTCCTGCTGACATCAGGGGGGCCGGCAAAGAAAACTTATACCATGGCCATTCATATCTATCAGACAGCATTTAAGAGCTATGAGTTGGGCAAGGCGTCTACAGCGGCGCTGATATTATTCTTTGTAGTAGTGGCTGTGTCTGTGATACAGTTCAAGCTGTCTGACAAATGGGTTCATTACGGGTAA